From uncultured Campylobacter sp., one genomic window encodes:
- a CDS encoding surface array protein: MAITQAQVAQLYVALFNRAPEGAGLRAWVAAGANKTQAQLADDMLRSPAVQSYFNGSIDTNRGYVENIYKNILGKDYSQDPSGIDAWVRHLEAGHSRGETLAKLFEVAASAEARAADPTAARIFENKSAIAAYMAQKIGNIDSDGNGGYNYAPFQEIIRTTNATNLEEQKARVDALANAGVSKTLTEEVDDITGTAGDDTFTAKYYQGSGDRKSTLSPLDKVEAGAGKDTLNLTVLRNTNSTELTDTELTNALKGVKQIENLNIDSEVKFNASGVKFNYGFENLSISTIDKVKITETNTSNKVKIDTTGDVELTAAQAKETQIMSQGNVVLNAAEATKVDVSANGTANVNVAKAQTLKLQAGGATTVTTGEAIKKVNIDLKRDSNALTYANTNAAELTLANLALASDIVAAKAKKIDVTDVNFGSNSIKTDEQDVDLTMSYAQDSAHATAKLSSSAADKVKTLNLHAKAGKEGSLDVGNITSLTKVKVDGGMRNLTMDLSAQTALTNFDSSAFEGGFSSLKLKNVANSTATLGAGDDTVGVDSVANVQSINGGAGNDTIAVTSAVAKATVNKLTLTNFENLKITNALDGAVDMTKWANLNSVVLGGGASAGAEIKNLANGSTVAVDTVAVTADVAVLIKDAQSGESDVLNLAFNPKATTTGLNNTGNFVLDYIETVNITSNQDTAKTATAINVINLKASAADKAKLTTINVKGDGNTELKINDHLKLKTVDASALKGKFTFDSTGKMDAAGTIKGGLADDKITFDALSGTSVTGGAGNDTFNVNKLGTGAGTFGADRLSSVTDFSRGDKLHLGNTVANKNSIHKYEADGSLDFANNLARALAAAKDHESKTAYFTYQSNTYLVSSDANDGVTADDYVTKLSGVQDLSAAKTDADGNVIL; encoded by the coding sequence ATGGCAATTACGCAAGCACAAGTAGCCCAACTTTACGTGGCATTATTTAACAGAGCACCCGAAGGCGCAGGTCTTAGAGCATGGGTCGCCGCAGGCGCGAACAAAACGCAGGCTCAGTTAGCAGACGATATGCTGCGCTCTCCGGCCGTTCAGTCGTATTTTAACGGCAGCATCGATACTAACAGAGGCTACGTAGAAAATATCTACAAAAATATCCTGGGCAAAGACTACTCCCAGGATCCAAGCGGTATAGACGCGTGGGTGCGCCATCTAGAGGCCGGACACTCAAGAGGCGAGACGCTGGCTAAACTCTTTGAGGTGGCCGCATCAGCAGAAGCAAGAGCCGCAGACCCTACGGCGGCTAGGATATTTGAAAACAAATCCGCGATCGCCGCATACATGGCGCAAAAGATCGGAAACATCGATAGCGACGGTAACGGCGGCTATAACTACGCTCCGTTTCAAGAGATCATCCGCACGACTAACGCTACGAATTTAGAAGAGCAAAAGGCTAGAGTAGACGCGCTAGCAAACGCGGGCGTAAGCAAAACCCTAACCGAAGAAGTCGATGATATAACCGGCACCGCAGGCGACGACACTTTCACGGCGAAGTATTATCAGGGCAGTGGCGATAGAAAGTCAACGCTCTCTCCGCTAGATAAAGTAGAGGCCGGAGCCGGAAAAGACACGCTAAATTTAACTGTGCTTAGAAACACGAACTCCACCGAACTAACCGACACGGAGCTAACCAACGCCCTAAAAGGCGTCAAGCAAATCGAAAATTTAAATATCGATTCGGAGGTTAAATTTAACGCAAGCGGCGTCAAATTTAACTACGGCTTTGAAAATTTAAGCATCTCTACTATCGACAAAGTTAAAATCACCGAGACTAACACCTCAAACAAAGTTAAGATTGACACCACTGGCGACGTAGAGCTAACCGCGGCACAAGCGAAGGAAACGCAGATAATGTCGCAAGGAAACGTCGTGCTAAACGCCGCCGAAGCTACTAAAGTAGACGTGTCGGCAAACGGCACCGCAAACGTAAACGTCGCTAAAGCCCAAACCCTAAAACTCCAAGCAGGCGGGGCTACGACCGTAACCACGGGCGAAGCGATCAAAAAGGTAAATATCGACCTAAAGCGCGACTCAAACGCCCTAACCTACGCTAATACGAACGCAGCCGAACTAACGCTGGCAAATTTAGCCCTAGCCTCAGATATCGTCGCGGCAAAAGCTAAAAAGATCGACGTAACGGACGTAAATTTCGGCTCAAACTCCATAAAAACCGACGAACAAGACGTGGATCTAACGATGTCTTACGCCCAAGACTCCGCTCACGCTACGGCCAAACTCTCTTCAAGCGCGGCCGACAAGGTAAAAACGCTAAATTTACACGCCAAAGCTGGCAAAGAAGGCAGCCTAGACGTAGGCAACATCACGTCGCTAACCAAGGTCAAAGTAGACGGCGGCATGAGAAATTTAACCATGGATCTCTCCGCGCAAACGGCTCTTACGAATTTTGATTCAAGCGCTTTTGAAGGCGGATTTTCTAGCCTCAAGCTAAAAAACGTAGCAAACTCTACGGCTACTTTAGGCGCCGGAGACGATACGGTCGGGGTAGATAGCGTAGCAAACGTCCAGAGCATAAACGGCGGCGCGGGCAACGATACGATAGCCGTAACCTCAGCCGTAGCAAAAGCGACCGTAAATAAACTAACGCTTACGAATTTTGAAAATTTAAAGATAACTAACGCGCTAGACGGAGCGGTCGATATGACTAAATGGGCAAACCTAAACTCCGTCGTCCTAGGAGGCGGCGCTAGCGCGGGAGCCGAGATCAAAAATCTAGCTAACGGCTCTACCGTAGCGGTAGATACCGTAGCCGTTACCGCAGACGTAGCGGTTCTAATCAAAGACGCGCAAAGCGGCGAAAGCGACGTATTAAATTTAGCATTTAATCCAAAAGCGACGACTACCGGACTAAACAATACGGGAAATTTCGTCCTAGACTACATAGAAACCGTAAATATAACCTCAAATCAAGATACCGCCAAAACCGCAACCGCGATAAACGTTATAAATTTAAAAGCTAGTGCGGCGGATAAGGCTAAACTAACGACGATAAACGTCAAAGGCGACGGCAACACCGAGCTAAAGATAAACGACCATCTAAAACTAAAAACCGTAGACGCAAGCGCGCTAAAGGGCAAATTTACCTTTGACTCCACGGGCAAGATGGACGCCGCAGGCACGATAAAAGGCGGCCTAGCCGACGATAAGATCACATTTGACGCGCTAAGCGGCACCAGCGTAACGGGAGGTGCGGGCAACGATACGTTTAACGTAAACAAGCTAGGTACCGGTGCGGGAACGTTCGGCGCGGATCGTCTAAGCTCGGTTACCGATTTTTCTAGAGGCGACAAGCTACATCTAGGAAATACCGTAGCCAATAAAAACTCCATCCACAAATACGAGGCCGACGGCTCGCTAGATTTCGCCAACAACCTAGCAAGAGCGCTAGCGGCGGCTAAAGACCACGAGTCAAAGACCGCGTATTTCACGTATCAGTCAAATACGTATCTTGTCTCTTCAGACGCTAACGACGGCGTAACGGCGGACGACTACGTGACTAAGCTATCTGGAGTCCAAGACCTAAGCGCGGCTAAAACGGACGCAGACGGAAACGTAATACTATAA